The Lates calcarifer isolate ASB-BC8 linkage group LG19, TLL_Latcal_v3, whole genome shotgun sequence genomic interval GTTTATAGGCTTTGGTTTTTTCATAAATGAATGCTTCTTTTACAATTCAGTAGTAGCATTTCATACAATGTCTGCATTCATGCACTGTAACTTCTATATCTGTTATGTATCACTACCACCTAGTGTCTTGATTATAAAGTGCAGGAGGACATGCACATGTAATATACTAAGTCCAACCTAATGATTAAAATGTGGGGAAAtcattcatcattatcattttcagATAAACTTAGGTCATTCAGTAGCACTGCTTGGCTTACAGTAGCCCGGCCAGACACATTCTCCATGTTCCAGTGTCAGCCTGGCTGTGTGCCACAGCAGATGGATTACTCACTGATATGAAGATGTTTAGCAGGTTTTCCAGCGTGGGCAACTGTGGGATGAGCTTCTGCACCACTTTACTGAAAGCCTCAAATATGGAGTGGTCGTATATACTGGTTAAATAGAAGCTGCAGAGGGCAGGGAGAtcagtcagaatcagaatagTATTACACTTCAATAACAAACTACATTACAATAgatataaacagaaaacaaggcAACTGTGACCATTCAAAAGATGGACATTTCAAGGTCTTCAGACACATTTCTAAGTAGTATTATGGTTCATTACAATTTAAGGAGAAACTTAAGGAGCATATTCAGTTATACTTTAGAAACCATTTTGTTTAGGGCTCAGTTTCTTGTAAATTTTCAGCACTAGCACAGATAGAATACCCGACTTTCAGTACAGGTACCAAAACAGTACTTTTTGTGAAGACTCACGTCCTAAGTACAGACACATTCTTCTACAAAAatctttttgttgttaaaaagcCAAACTTAATAATAGTCTTTATAGTCTTAATAATAGTTCTTTTAATAGCCTGTCTGAATACAACAGCTGTATACCATTTTGAAACATGGTtgtattactgtatatttattccAGGCATATTGTGAAACTAAAAACCCTCCAAAAACTGCAGGTAAAACCAACCTCAGGTGAATTTGTTCCAGGCCAGCATCTGCAAGGTCATCGTTGGCTCGTTTGTGAATGTCCCTCTGCTTCTCAATCTTATGGTCGTCTGACAGGCCGTCCACTTTGTGAATGAACACCTCAAAGTTGATGTCTGGATTGACTTTGTAGGCTCTGGTCACTGTGAGATGCAGTCTACTCAGAGCCTCCACATAGTCATCCTGTCAAGAGGAAAAGTTAATTAAGTTAAGTTTCTTTGCTTTAACAATAAATGGCTAATTTAACATTAAACCTGCTGAAAAGTAACAAGAAACATGATGGATATCTGAGGTCAGTTAGTCTCTCCAGTAAAAAACTTTGTCCCTCAGAGGACAGCCATGTTGATTTTTACACTCTGGAATCAAGGTTAACAAGGAAACTCCACCTGCCATGAATGCTAATGTGAGAAACAATCTCTGGCTGTAACCCCGTTCACCTCACTGTATTACTTTTGTAATAACAGTGTCACTTCAGCAAGGTCATAACAGGGTCATGATGAATCCTCAAAGACTTTAAGGCCCTGTGGCCTTACCTGTGAGTCAATGACAAAGATTAGCGCTCCAGTGCCTCTGAAGATCATTTCATAGTCAAAGGTGGGATCGAAGAAGTCGATCTGGCCAGGGAAGTCCCAGATCTGGAAGCTGACGAAGGAGCTGCTGGAGACGTCCTCCCTGCAGATCTTATTGGTGCTCTCCAGAAAAAGGGTTTCATTGGgtgacattttatgaaaaacCACCTTCTGGATGGAAGACTTTCCACTCCTCCGCAGACCCATCAACAGGATACGAGGTTTCACCTCTCCATTCAGAGAATCACTGAAGCCCAACACTACACAGcaaggacagaaacacaacaaattagGTGTGTAAACCCTCATTAGGCAACCACCTGTGATGACACACATACAAGATAATATTACcttaaaaagtaattttgtGATATGATATTTAAGACAATGtagtaaaaatactgaaatagcttgttaataataataacttccATCTATAAATCGACGCACCCTTCAAGAAACCCAAGGATGCTTTaccacaaaaatgaaaaaacccCAGACATAGGacacagcaaataaacaaagaggTTAGAGGCTGTAGCCCCTGTTGAAGAGGTGAGTTTTGAGGAGTTTCTTAAAAGCTCAGAGTTCCAGAGGGTGAGGGCTGCCACACTGAAGGCTGTGTCCACAAAGGTTCGAAGATTAGTGTGAGGGACAGAAAGCAGAACCCATGGCTGAGGATCGTAGCATCTGAGACTGTGTATATGGGTGAAGGAGGTCAGACAGGTACTGAGGGGCCAGGGCATTGAGAGATTTATATGTGAGGAGAAGAATCTTGCAGGTGATGCGTGACCTAACCAGAAGCCAGTAGAGATTTATGAGGGTTAAGGTGATATGCTGCCCGTGCTTGGTGCGTGTAGGAAGCCTGGGAGCAGAGTTCTGGACATACTGTTGTGTTGTCCCTGTTGTAAATGGTAGTAGCAGGTTTAGCTATTAGTTTATTATTAATAGGATAATTGTTTATATTCTTAAAATTATTAATATGAATTAATTATGACAGGGCACTACCCTGTTACCAGAGACCAGCCATGAATACAATCTCACATGGGTGTTCGCCTATAATACTTATCACTCAGGAAGTGAACACAGAAGGGTGGAATCTGAGCACTGACCATCCAATACAGCTGTTATTACAGCAATTATGCACAAATAATCACAAACAGTGACTGCTTAAATTATAACATGGTTTATTAACAATAGCAATATTAATCAATCAATATTACCTTAAATTAACAACCTCTGATAACTAACTACGACTACAGCCACAAACAACTACACTACAGTCAATCAAGGCACCCCAGCAGACATGTAACAcatgtggtgtgtttgtgtgtgtaagtgtgtgtgtgtgtgtgtgtgtgtgtgtgtgttatgtaggtgtgaatgggtgtgtgtgcagatagagagatagagagagggcaGATGAGACATCTTGTGCTGTTCCAGATGGCAGACTAAACCGCAAGCTTTGAAatgaggaggtgagagagaaaagggtcAATATGATCTATGATGTGTCTCTGGTAAGAAGATGCCATTGGAGTGGGTTATGTTACCCACAATCCCCATATGTGGGGCTTCTGGGTATCCCCACACCCGTAACTTGGGTATTTGTATTTTTGGCATGTTCTGGGTACTGCTCATCAATGGTTCTAACGTGGACACAATCAGAAGCACCAAGTTCCCTGGCGTGCACATCTCAGACAACCTCATCTGGTCTGCCAACACCGGGGCTGTTGTGAAGAAGGCACATCAACCTGTGAACTTCATGCAGAGACAAGGGAGAGGCAGTCTACCACCACCCTTCCTCACCACCTCCTACAGGGGAACTCTGGAGAGCGTTCTGACCAGCAACATCACTGTGTGGTTTGGGAACTGCACAGCACAGGAACACAGGTCCCTGCAGTGCATACTGAGGTCAGCCGAGTCCCCCTCCTCCAAACATACTGCATACATAGAGCCTCTGCCATTGTAGAGGACcccacacacagtctgtttgtCCACACTGCACTGTGAGGCTCTGAAATAGTCTTTTCCCCCAAACCTGTCAGAGCCCTAAACTCCTTGGCACCTCCTAACACCTCATCCCCAGGGTCACCTACCCCCACACTGTAATATGGGCATCAAGGccactttaaaacacacaatcactgtgCTGAAAATAGTCATCAAGggcatttaaaaatgttctcaCACTGTCACTTCATATGGTGATTATAGACATTGCCCTATTTTGCAGAGCCTACTGCCTTGCGCTTTTCAGTCCTGGTTTACCTACTACTCAGCCTCTGGGCAATTGCAATAATACTGTGCCACTCTCGTGAATGCTGTGGAAATGTTGCTACTATACCTTCAAACTCCCTGACTATGACTGAATATGAGACAGCTTCTGGCAGCAGTTTCAAAccttacaaataaaaataaaacacatggaaaataagTTTGACTTATTTCCATTCACCTCTCTGACACTCTGAGCTCTGGTGCTGAATTCTGAAGGAGTTATCTTAACTACTTTGGAGCCAGGTGCTGGTAAAACCCTCTCTACTGCCTTTCGGTGTGAGAGCAGGAGAAGAGACACGCTATGCTGCACTATGACTTGAATTCTTGACTTGAATTACAAGcagaacacacactttttatttcatctggTGAATTCTGGTGTTTTGAAAACCCAGATGAGAAACATAGGCATTAGAAACAAACTGTATATCTAAAAGATGAGAGTAGGCTATTATTAAAGCTGTAGGGtgtattgaagaaaaaaatattactaATTTTGTTTATAAAGACAACAGATATCTATTaaaaaattagaaattagaatACCAGGTGAGTCTGAGTTGACTTTGAACATCCTGATTTAGGAACAGACCGAAGTTCCACCCTAGGTCACAGGATTACACCTGAGCCTGCGTGAACACTCAAAAAAACATAGTAAGTGGATGTGGAGTCGAGATTGTTTTGACTGTGAGCCGCAAGaaattttaaccaaaatttTTAAGATGATGTTTAGTGCTTAACAAATTTACATCATGTGCTCCTAATGTGGTTCATCTTGTACATAGTACAATGAATTTTGCAGCAAATCCATATCATAATAGCCTATGAGCAGCTCCACTTTCAGacaactgtttctttttcaacGCACTTAAGATTTAAAAGTGAATCTTTTCTTTCAATTGTCAATTGTCAATTTCTTTCAACAGTGCTGCTTCTGTTGCACCGGGTCTGCAGCATATACAGTGTTTCAATGTAAccaaaacatctaaaaaaaaaaaaaaaaactggctttGAAGCCATGGCAAGGGAAAATGAAGGTCAGTTTAGCCCCCAAATATAAAATGGCTGTGATAGAGTTTGAATGTCATTTAACAAAACTCAGGTAAACCTTATTCCACAAAACACCAACTATTAAACGTAAATAATTTACGTAAATAACATGATAAGCAGGTAACAGGCCCATTACAGCGCTTAGCTGCTATGACAGAAACCTGAATAAAGTAGAGTGAAGTAATAAAGTTACCTtaatgtatatacacatatgttACATGTAATACTTGTCAGACAGCAGGATACGTGTCGGTTTAGAAAACCTAAAGTGTACTCCATTACTCCGTTCCTCCACCTCTGTACACTAAGTAGCCTAACTCTTACATAAAGTTCTCAGCCGACCCAGAGGGAACATTAGCACTACAGAGTAGGAGAAGCAGCCTCAGCCAATGTTAGCTAACCAGAGGACGGGCTAGCTAGAGTTAGAAGCAGTACACTGCACCGACACACCGACTGTAAACGAGGCTGAGCCGAAGTGAAAGTGTACCGTGTACCCCTGTGACCTTCCTCCGCAGCACAAATATCCGCCTACCTCCGTCCTCGCAGCCCAGTTCTCCGTCTGAAAACGCCTCCAGGTCGTCTTCGTCGTCGTAATAACCCAGAGCTgcgtcctcctcttcctctgcgcTCACAGCCGACACTCTCTCACTCGTcatgctcttttcttttcctttagcCTTGTTTTTGGTTTGGATTTAAGCGGCTCGCGGTGTCCAACTTTCCCACATTGTCACCTGATACATGAGAGCCATGATGGTGAACTTTCACCCCCCACCCAACCTCCAGCCCGACACGCTGCAGCCGCACTGGGCAGAACCCGGGTTAGGGCTATAATTAcggaagagaaaataaaaaaaactagtCCAATTtaagatataaaataatttgCTGGTAAAAttaacagtaaaacataaataacaataacGCTGATATAAGGACATCtgaacagtattaacagtattatGATGCTTCTACCACAATCCTCTTGCATATTTTCTCCCAttctttagattttttttaaacaagttgTGTTAAGACTAAAACGTCCTCCAAAGTGGAGTTGTTTAACTCAGGGAATTTCTGTATTgaaattttcctctttttgaaCTTTAGCCTCCCATCAGTACTGGGATGCTTTTTGAACATGTGTTAGAGGTCAGCGTATTTGGGGTCAAAGTTCAGTTTGGTTGGACTCTGGGCTGCTAAACCTGGCAGAACACCAGAGCAGTGCACATTGCTAATTAAGGTTCTTGCCTGGAAGAGCTtagtccccccccccactgGAAATAATGACCAAGTGTGTGTGGAAGCCCcatcagacagagacaaactgccAGTATACCCATAACATTCTGTACATTTGTCAGAGGCCTGCATAGATCTGGATATCCGGTGAAGCTATCATAGTTattatgtctttatttattatGCATTTATTTAGTGTGCCAAACCACACACAATTCTCTCATATTTAgatatgtaataataataataatttgttatGAGGTCTTTTAAACCTTCAAATATTGATTTTGATTCGTGTGTATTAACAAATATATCTGAATATAGAATAATATGACACATAATATATTAAACAACATGCATATCTGTGGGTGCAGAATAAGTCTGAATtgcactgcaaaacaaaagCTATAAAAATCTGGCTCTCACTCTGCTGGTTGGATaggtaaaataataattataaatgGCTGCATTTATGCAGAGCTTTAatccaaagtgctttacacttTGCCTcttattcatccattcacacacacattcatggcaGCAAGGACAACACTTCTGACATTTATGGAAGAGAACTGTTTTGTGTCATTGTAAAGGTGTAATGATGCATAACTGTAATTTTCTGAAGTAAAACATGGCATTGGGAATGTGTTAGCAGTAGTGTGCATCTCAGACTCTACTTTTTCCTTCAGTTGTGGAGATTTTTGAGGACATTATTTAGTGTGAAAACTTCTCAGTGAGAGTTTGACACTTGAATAAAATGGGCAAAAATAGGGAGTGACCCA includes:
- the rragd gene encoding ras-related GTP-binding protein D isoform X1 is translated as MTSERVSAVSAEEEEDAALGYYDDEDDLEAFSDGELGCEDGVLGFSDSLNGEVKPRILLMGLRRSGKSSIQKVVFHKMSPNETLFLESTNKICREDVSSSSFVSFQIWDFPGQIDFFDPTFDYEMIFRGTGALIFVIDSQDDYVEALSRLHLTVTRAYKVNPDINFEVFIHKVDGLSDDHKIEKQRDIHKRANDDLADAGLEQIHLSFYLTSIYDHSIFEAFSKVVQKLIPQLPTLENLLNIFISNSGIEKAFLFDVVSKIYIATDSSPVDMQTYELCCDMIDVVIDISCIYGLANSEAGLPYDKESMAIIHLNNTTVMYLKEVTKFLAMVCFLRKESFERKGLIDYNFHCFKKAIQEVFDVRIKVQQNRKLLSQRRWSKLTVTNGVLNNPH
- the rragd gene encoding ras-related GTP-binding protein D isoform X2, whose amino-acid sequence is MGLRRSGKSSIQKVVFHKMSPNETLFLESTNKICREDVSSSSFVSFQIWDFPGQIDFFDPTFDYEMIFRGTGALIFVIDSQDDYVEALSRLHLTVTRAYKVNPDINFEVFIHKVDGLSDDHKIEKQRDIHKRANDDLADAGLEQIHLSFYLTSIYDHSIFEAFSKVVQKLIPQLPTLENLLNIFISNSGIEKAFLFDVVSKIYIATDSSPVDMQTYELCCDMIDVVIDISCIYGLANSEAGLPYDKESMAIIHLNNTTVMYLKEVTKFLAMVCFLRKESFERKGLIDYNFHCFKKAIQEVFDVRIKVQQNRKLLSQRRWSKLTVTNGVLNNPH